A single region of the Brachypodium distachyon strain Bd21 chromosome 3, Brachypodium_distachyon_v3.0, whole genome shotgun sequence genome encodes:
- the LOC100830830 gene encoding MOB kinase activator-like 1A: MRWGEPASDRGQNHLSASQSTPPPNSSSTTTTGTAPSPLSAFRSSDREARGTGGSGSGGGMSLFGLGRNQKTFRPKKSAPSGSKGAQLRKHIDATLGSGNLREAVRLPPGEDINEWLAVNTVDFFNQVNLLYGTLTEFCTSESCPTMTAGPKYEYRWADGVQIKKPIEVSAPKYVEYLMDWIEGQLDNETLFPQKLGTPFPPNFKDVVNTIFKRLFRVYAHIYHSHFQKIVSLKEEAHLNTCFKHFILFTNEFGLIDKKELAPLQELIESIIVPY; encoded by the exons ATGCGCTGGGGCGAGCCAGCCAGCGACCGGGGCCAAAATCATTTGTCCGCGTCGCAGTCCACCCCGCCgcccaacagcagcagcaccaccaccaccggcacAGCTCCATCCCCCCTCTCTGCTTTTCGCTCCTCGGATCGGGAGGCGAGAGGaaccggcggcagcggcagcggcggcggcatgagtctcttcgggctcgggcg GAACCAGAAGACGTTCCGTCCTAAGAAGAGTGCTCCATCAGGCAGCAAG GGGGCACAGCTCCGAAAGCACATAGATGCAACCCTTGGCAGTGGAAACCTTAGGGAGGCTGTGAGGCTGCCTCCTGGAGAGGATATCAATGAATGGCTTGCCGTGAACA CTGTGGATTTCTTTAACCAAGTTAACCTGCTGTATGGCACACTCACAGAATTCTGCACATCTGAGAGCTGCCCGACAATGACTGCTGGCCCAAA GTATGAGTACAGATGGGCTGATGGTGTACAGATAAAAAAGCCCATAGAAGTGTCAGCACCAAAATATGTGGAGTATCTAATGGACTGGATTGAAGGCCAGCTTGACAATGAAACCTTATTTCCTCAGAAGCTTG GCACACCATTTCCACCCAACTTCAAGGATGTCGTAAACACAATTTTCAAGCGCTTGTTTCGTGTTTATGCCCACATATATCATTCCCATTTTCAGAAGATTGTCAGCCTCAAGGAGGAGGCTCATCTTAACACCTGCTTCAAGCACTTCATTCTGTTTACCAAC GAATTTGGGCTGATTGACAAGAAGGAGCTGGCTCCACTCCAGGAGCTCATTGAATCCATCATTGTTCCTTACTGA
- the LOC100826869 gene encoding LOW QUALITY PROTEIN: ABC transporter G family member 39 (The sequence of the model RefSeq protein was modified relative to this genomic sequence to represent the inferred CDS: inserted 1 base in 1 codon) has translation MEMMRMGSTAAGGGSMRRTASSWRGASGRSDAFGRSVREEDDEEALRWAAIERLPTYDRMRKGILVPGAGAGGGAGQEVDIQGMGLNERKNLIERLMRTAEEDNERFLLKLRDRMERVGIDHPTIEVRFENLNIDAEAYVGNRGIPTFTNYFSNKIMGFLSALRIVSNGKRPISIIHDISGVVRPGRMSLLLGPPGSGKTSLLLALAGKLDSSLQVSGRVTYNGHDMDEFVPQRTSAYIGQHDLHVGEMTVRETLAFSARCQGVGTRYDMLSELSRREKEANIKPDPDIDVYMKAISVEGQESVITDYILKILGLEICADTMVGDSMIRGISGGQKKRVTTGEMLVGPAKALFMDEISTGLDSSTTYQIVNSLRQSVHILGGTAMIALLQPAPETYELFDDIVLLTEGKIVYQGPRENVLEFFEAMGFRCPERKGVADFLQEVTSRKDQHQYWCRVDEPYRYVSVNDFTEAFKAFHVGRKMGSELRVPFDRSRNHPAALTTSKFGISKMELLKACFSREWLLMKRNSFVYIFKLVQLIILGTIAMTVFLRTKMHRGTVEDGVIYMGAMFLGLVTHLFNGFAELAMSIAKLPIFYKQRDLLFYPSWAYGLPTWLLKIPISFLECAVWICMTYYVIGFDPNIERFFRHYLLLVLISQMASGLFRVLAAVGRDMVVADTFGSFAQLVLLILGGFLIARDNIKSWWIWGYWCSPLMYAQNAIAVNEFLGNSWRMVVDRTVSNDTLGVQVLNSRGIFVDPNWYWIGVGALLGYIMLFNILFVVFLDLLDPLGKGQNVVSEEELREKHANRTGENVELRLLGTDAQNSPSNGRGEITGVDTRKKGMALPFTPLSITFNNIRYSVDMPQEMKDKGITEDRLLLLKGVSGAFRPGVLTALMGVSGAGKTTLMDVLAGRKTGGYIEGDVSISGYPKNQDTFARIAGYCEQNDIHSPHVTVYESLVYSAWLRLSPDVDSEARKMFVEQVMELVELTSLRGSLVGLPGVNGLSTEQRKRLTIAVELVANPSIIFMDEPTSGLDARAAAIVMRAVRNTVDTGRTVVCTIHQPSIDIFEAFDELLLMKRGGEEIYVGPLGHNSCHLIDYFEGIHGVKKIKDGYNPATWMLEVTTLAQEDALGVNFAEVYMNSDLYRRNKALISELSTPPPGSTDLHFPNQYAQSFTTQCMACLWKQHKSYWRNPSYTATRIFFTTVIALIFGTIFLNLGKKIGKRQDLFNSLGSMYAAVIFIGIQNGQCVQPIVEVERTVFYREKASGMYSAVPYAFAQVLIEIPHIFLQTIVYGLIVYSLIGLDWAFMKFFWYMFFMFFTFLYFTFYGMMAVAMTPNSDIAAIVATAFYAVWNIFAGFLIPRPRIPIWWRWYSWACPVSWTLYGLVASQYGDIADVTLEGDEKVNAFINRFFGFRHDYVGIMAIGVVGWXRSLCFRLCLLHQSVQLPKKIR, from the exons ATGGAGATGATGAGGATggggagcacggcggcgggcggcgggagcaTGCGGCGGACGGCGTCGTCGTGGCGGGGCGCGTCCGGGCGGAGCGACGCGTTCGGGCGGTCGGTgcgggaggaggacgacgaggaggcgctGCGGTGGGCAGCCATCGAGAGGCTTCCCACCTATGACCGGATGCGCAAGGGCATCctcgtccccggcgccggcgccggcggcggggctggacAGGAGGTGGACATCCAGGGGATGGGCCTCAACGAGCGGAAGAACCTCATCGAGCGGCTCATGCGCACCGCCGAGGAGGACAACGAGCGGTTCCTCCTCAAGCTCCGGGACCGGATGGAGCG GGTTGGGATCGACCACCCGACGATAGAGGTGCGGTTCGAGAACCTCAACATCGATGCCGAGGCGTACGTCGGCAACCGGGGGATCCCCACGTTCACCAACTACTTCTCCAACAAAATCATG GGTTTTTTGAGTGCCCTGCGCATTGTTTCAAACGGGAAGAGGCCCATCTCTATCATCCATGACATTAGCGGAGTTGTAAGACCCGGCAG AATGTCTTTGTTGCTTGGGCCCCCTGGTTCTGGAAAAACTAGCCTCCTCCTAGCTTTGGCAGGGAAGCTGGACTCAAGCCTGCAG GTGTCAGGGAGAGTGACTTACAATGGGCATGACATGGATGAGTTTGTCCCCCAGAGGACCTCAGCATACATCGGGCAGCATGATCTTCATGTCGGTGAGATGACAGTGAGGGAGACTCTGGCCTTCTCTGCGAGATGTCAAGGGGTCGGAACTCGTTACG ACATGCTTTCTGAACTCTCAAGAAGGGAGAAAGAAGCCAACATTAAGCCGGATCCTGATATTGATGTTTACATGAAG GCCATCTCTGTTGAAGGTCAAGAGAGTGTGATCACAGATTACATCCTCAAA ATTTTGGGTCTGGAAATCTGTGCAGATACAATGGTGGGTGACAGTATGATCAGAGGTATCTCAGGAGGACAAAAAAAGCGGGTCACAACTG GTGAGATGCTTGTCGGGCCAGCAAAAGCATTGTTCATGGATGAAATCTCCACCGGTCTGGACAGCTCCACCACGTACCAGATCGTCAACTCCCTCAGGCAGTCCGTCCACATTCTCGGAGGCACCGCAATGATCGCATTGCTTCAGCCTGCACCCGAAACATATGAGCTGTTTGATGACATTGTTCTGCTCACTGAGGGGAAAATCGTGTACCAGGGCCCTCGAGAAAATGTCCTCGAGTTCTTTGAGGCCATGGGATTCAGATGCCCTGAGAGGAAAGGTGTTGCAGACTTCTTGCAAGAA GTTACATCTAGGAAGGATCAGCACCAGTACTGGTGCCGCGTTGACGAACCATACCGATACGTCTCGGTCAATGACTTCACGGAGGCATTCAAAGCATTCCATGTTGGCCGTAAGATGGGCTCAGAGCTTAGGGTACCGTTTGATCGAAGTAGGAACCATCCTGCTGCGCTCACAACTTCGAAGTTCGGTATCAGTAAGATGGAGCTTCTCAAGGCATGCTTCTCTAGGGAGTGGCTGTTGATGAAGAGGAACTCGTTTGTTTACATCTTTAAACTAGTCCAG CTCATAATCCTTGGGACCATCGCAATGACTGTATTCCTGCGTACGAAGATGCACCGTGGCACTGTCGAAGATGGGGTGATCTACATGGGTGCGATGTTCCTTGGCCTGGTAACTCATTTGTTCAACGGATTTGCAGAGCTCGCCATGAGCATTGCAAAGCTGCCCATATTCTATAAGCAGAGAGACCTACTCTTCTATCCATCATGGGCATATGGATTGCCTACGTGGCTGCTCAAGATCCCAATATCATTCTTGGAGTGTGCAGTGTGGATCTGCATGACATACTATGTCATCGGTTTCGATCCAAACATTGAGAGGTTCTTCCGCCATTACCTGCTGCTTGTACTGATCAGCCAGATGGCTTCCGGTCTTTTCCGGGTTCTTGCTGCAGTAGGAAGAGACATGGTTGTTGCCGACACGTTTGGATCATTTGCTCAGCTTGTTCTTCTGATTCTCGGCGGCTTCTTGATAGCTAGAG ATAACATAAAAAGCTGGTGGATATGGGGCTACTGGTGCTCCCCTCTGATGTATGCGCAGAATGCCATAGCGGTGAATGAGTTCCTTGGCAATAGTTGGCGGATG GTGGTTGATCGGACAGTAAGCAACGACACACTTGGTGTACAAGTCTTGAATTCCCGCGGCATCTTTGTCGACCCAAACTGGTACTGGATCGGTGTTGGTGCCTTACTTGGGTACATCATGCTCTTCAACATACTCTTTGTTGTGTTCCTCGACTTGCTTGACC CTCTTGGAAAGGGACAAAATGTTGTTTCTGAAGAGGAACTGAGGGAGAAGCATGCCAACCGTACTGGAGAAAATGTAGAGTTGCGGCTTCTTGGAACAGATGCTCAGAATTCACCTTCCAATG GAAGAGGAGAAATCACTGGAGTCGACACCAGGAAGAAGGGAATGGCGCTTCCATTTACTCCTTtgtcgatcaccttcaacAATATCAGATACTCAGTGGACATGCCTCAG GAAATGAAAGACAAAGGTATCACCGAAGACCGGCTACTGCTCCTGAAAGGTGTAAGCGGCGCTTTCAGGCCAGGAGTTCTTACAGCATTGATGGGTGTTAGTGGGGCTGGTAAGACCACTTTGATGGATGTGTTGGCGGGACGGAAAACTGGCGGTTACATTGAAGGAGATGTCAGCATCTCTGGTTACCCAAAGAACCAAGACACTTTTGCGCGAATTGCTGGCTATTGTGAGCAAAATGATATCCACTCTCCACATGTTACTGTGTATGAATCCCTAGTGTACTCAGCATGGCTCCGGTTGTCTCCTGATGTAGACTCAGAAGCAAGAAAG ATGTTTGTCGAACAAGTCATGGAACTCGTCGAACTAACATCACTGAGGGGATCATTGGTGGGACTGCCAGGAGTGAATGGTTTATCCACTGAACAGCGTAAAAGGCTCACCATTGCTGTTGAACTTGTTGCCAACCCGTCCATCATATTCATGGATGAACCAACTTCTGGACTAGACGCAAGGGCGGCTGCAATCGTGATGAGGGCGGTCAGAAACACGGTCGACACAGGAAGAACAGTTGTTTGCACCATCCACCAGCCCAGCATTGACATCTTTGAAGCTTTTGACGAG TTGCTCCTGATGAAACGGGGAGGTGAAGAAATTTATGTCGGCCCCTTGGGACACAACTCGTGTCATTTGATCGATTACTTTGAG GGAATACATGGAGTGAAGAAAATCAAGGATGGTTACAACCCTGCAACATGGATGTTAGAAGTGACCACCCTAGCTCAAGAAGATGCCCTGGGGGTCAACTTTGCCGAAGTATACATGAATTCTGACTTATACCG GAGGAACAAAGCTTTGATCAGTGAACTAAGCACACCCCCACCTGGATCGACGGACCTGCATTTCCCAAACCAGTACGCACAGTCCTTTACCACACAATGCATGGCTTGCCTGTGGAAGCAGCACAAGTCATACTGGAGAAATCCATCCTACACTGCAACTAGGATATTCTTCACGACAGTTATTGCCCTCATCTTCGGCACCATCTTCTTGAACTTAGGCAAGAAAAT CGGCAAGAGACAGGACCTGTTCAATTCTTTGGGATCCATGTATGCAGCAGTTATTTTCATTGGGATTCAGAATGGCCAATGTGTTCAACCAATTGTAGAAGTTGAGCGAACAGTCTTCTACCGAGAAAAAGCTTCTGGGATGTACTCTGCTGTGCCCTATGCATTTGCACAG GTTCTTATAGAAATTCCACACATCTTTCTACAGACCATTGTTTATGGTCTGATTGTCTACAGCTTGATTGGCTTGGACTGGGCATTTATGAAATTCTTTTGGTacatgttcttcatgttcttcacaTTCCTGTACTTCACATTTTATGGGATGATGGCAGTCGCCATGACACCAAACAGCGACATTGCTGCCATAGTTGCAACTGCATTCTATGCTGTGTGGAATATCTTTGCTGGTTTCCTAATCCCCCGACCA AGGATACCAATTTGGTGGAGGTGGTACTCTTGGGCTTGCCCAGTGTCATGGACTCTGTACGGACTTGTTGCCTCACAGTATGGAGATATCGCAGACGTTACGCTGGAGGGCGATGAAAAAGTGAATGCTTTCATCAACAGATTCTTTGGATTCAGACATGACTACGTAGGTATTATGGCTATCGGTGTTGTGGGAT GGCGTTCTCTTTGCTTTCGTCTTTGCCTTCTCCATCAAAGTGTTCAACTTCCAAAGAAGATAAGATAA
- the LOC100828400 gene encoding uncharacterized protein LOC100828400, producing MPGQKQEQAEAATNPSPGLFAIHPTLFFLFSSLDSNFQFPPTAAKRPRMDEGEEGQQKLSAMGHVKKRHEEKGLLYACFFMLCCCFCCYEACEHCLECFCCCGNKDE from the exons ATGCCAGGACAGAAGCAAGAACAAGCTGAAGCTGCCACCAATCCCAGCCCCGGTCTCTTCGCCATCCATCCTACCCTCTTCTTCCTGTTCTCGTCGCTCGACTCCAACTTCCAATTCCCTCCAACCGCAGCGAAAAGGCCGAGGATGGACGAGGGCGAGGAGGGCCAGCAGAAGCTGTCGGCCATGGGTCACGTCAAGAAGCGCCACGAGGAGAAGGGCCTCCTCTATGCCTG CTTCTTCATgctgtgctgctgcttctgctgctacGAGGCCTGCGAGCACTGCCTCGagtgcttctgctgctgcggcaACAAGGACGAGTGA